The following are from one region of the Lacinutrix sp. Bg11-31 genome:
- a CDS encoding phosphoadenosine phosphosulfate reductase family protein: MSLDLDKINKELEDKTPQEVVEWAISIAKSPVVTTNFRPYEAAILKITSAVKKDLKVIWCDTGYNTPNTYKHADEVIKALDLNVKLYVPKQTTAHRDVVLGIPSIEDPKHAEFTEQVKLEPFKRAMTEHKPDVWFTNLRKGQTAFRDSISIVSQGKNGVIKVSPFYNWTDEELDAFLVENNLPNELKYFDPTKQLENRECGLHA, encoded by the coding sequence ATGAGCTTAGATTTAGATAAAATAAACAAAGAATTAGAAGATAAAACACCTCAAGAAGTTGTGGAATGGGCTATTAGTATCGCTAAATCTCCTGTGGTAACTACTAATTTTAGACCATACGAAGCTGCAATTTTAAAAATAACAAGTGCTGTTAAAAAGGACTTAAAAGTTATTTGGTGCGATACAGGTTATAATACGCCAAACACATATAAGCATGCAGATGAGGTAATAAAAGCATTAGATCTTAATGTAAAATTATATGTGCCAAAACAAACAACAGCGCATCGCGATGTGGTTTTAGGTATACCAAGTATTGAAGATCCAAAACATGCCGAATTTACAGAACAAGTAAAATTGGAACCTTTTAAACGCGCCATGACAGAGCATAAGCCAGACGTTTGGTTTACTAATTTACGTAAAGGTCAGACAGCTTTTAGAGACAGTATAAGTATAGTGTCTCAAGGTAAAAATGGCGTAATAAAAGTGAGTCCGTTTTATAATTGGACAGACGAAGAACTAGACGCTTTTTTAGTAGAAAACAACTTGCCTAATGAGCTTAAGTACTTCGATCCAACTAAACAATTAGAAAATAGAGAGTGTGGATTACATGCTTAA